tctactttatattattttataacaatttgGTATATTTtatagtaatatttaaattaattatgatttcaaTAATATACCAATTGGTTACTTTTCATAAAATGATctactttaaataaaaatatcttctgtaaataatataattaagggTAACTAATTAGTATATGATTGGTAGCATGTGTAAGTGTAACTCaaatgtttcttttatttttaaaaaataataaattatatacttTCTACATATTAAAATGACCACATTGAATAGTAAATTATGATGGTAACTTTTTTAAACTTAATTGAGCGAAATAAATTTTTCAAGAGTAATTGGCGGCAAAACctccccaactatcaatttacttgcaaaaaaccatccaaccacatattttggtgggaaaaccctccaaagtgcacttccgtttacatttttaaggtacCGTCAGTCTGACCTCGTTAAgccctaattttgcccacgtggcaatgacagaTCATTCATTTATTGGCCAACGTGGCAATGACATGTCAtttactaaatttaaaataaatagtaaatacttaaaataaatatcataaatgaaatttaataaatcttttatctgaaaaaaaaaaataattacataaactaaacttaaaattaaaacaaacatccaACAaagcttaaaaataaaacagtaCCTgtgaaaatcaaaatcaaaaatcaaaaagaaaaaggaagaagaaggagacgAAGACGAAGACGAATCAAAAATCAAAAGAAGAGGGATACGAAGAAGAAGTTTGGGGAGAACAGAAGAACAAGAAGGAGACGTTCGCACCAGAAGAAGACTGAAACTAAGAAGAAGACCAAGACGACTCGGAGACGAAgaggagaggaagagagagtgagGGCTTCAAACTGGGTGGAAGGGGGTTGCAATGGCTTTTCGAATGAGGAACAAGGATGATGCAGCTCCTGATTACAGTAAGTGTTCATCTCAACTCCTCCTACTTTTGATTTCTAGGTTTTTCTTAGAGAATAATGACCCCTTTTATATGATATTTTTGGTTGGTGGTGGGTTAGTTGATCAAGAATAAAAGTAGGTGTGGTCTATTAGTTGCTATttaataaagttaaaaaatttaGGGAATCTTAGCAAGTTGTCGTGCTCGTGGGGTACACTTGCACATGGGTTCTGTAGGGAATCTTAGCATAATTGTCTTTTGCTGAAAGTGGGGTAAAATGCTAAGGTGGTTTTGCCACTTTTTGGAGGGAAGATTGTGAGCTAATTGCTCAGATATTTGAACTGGTTTGAACCATTCTTTGAACTGATTTTTAATTCTGCTAGGGCCATTGGCAGAGGGATTAAAGGGGCACAGTGAATCATGTGTACTCCTTGTAACCAATAAACTCCCATTGGACTGGACTGACCCCCCTCCGCCAATTACTATTAACAACATCCATTCATTGTTGAGCTCATCATATATGATTAGGCATCACAATGCAACAATTACtgatacatatattattattcttttaaatatactttaactttaattaaagtCAAATAATGCTTTTAGATGATAAGGCGTTATGAAACTAGAGTCTCCTTCACTCCATGCTTGTATGGAAAATTGATGGTAAGCTCTATCTGTTAGATGACCAGAATCAAAGAAAAGATATTGACTAGGATTCTCACACAGATCATACTCTTTCACACCTCTCTTCCCTCCACAGCTCAAAACTCCTCTGTACGGCCCACTGCCACAACAAGCCACCATTCCTTCTTTGAAACCTTCAAATGTATTATTCATTTTAAATTCTTGTTATTAGTTGaccaaattaaaatatttaacacAAAGATCAAGTAGTAGTAATATAACAAGATTATTAATTAAGTACCATATTTAGATGGGTGATCCATTCTTTCTTTGAGAAATGAGTAGAAGtcgatataaaaatatttatgacaATAATGGGGACTCTTTCCTATTAGATGTTTATGACAACACCAATTatctaaacaaaaaaaatacaataatgaaTATTTTTATTACCTACTCTTTCCATAGAATGTAATCAgctatgtataatatatatatatgaatatataaatatatatatgtgtaggTATGTAGATAATAAATGTAATCAGCTACTGCAATATATATCCTAGTTTTTATGTTGGAGGAATTGTTAGTGTGATGATGTGAGACTACCCAATCATTGAACAAAGCTAGTACTTAAGACACAATATATTGCTTAAATGTTTGAATGAGATACATTGGctaaattattgttttttaatttgattgcaGGCTGCAATGATGATCTATTTACTGTGAAACTATTTCACGGGGGTCGGTGGTTTACTCCATATGGAAACTTAAGGTACGAGGGAGGGGGGTTTACATACTTCGACAACTGTGAATTTGAAGGTTTCAATAGGCAAAAGTTAGAAGAAATGGCTATAGGTTTAAATTACAAATTTCCTTTTGGTTTTCTTTTTAAGCCATATAAGAAGCATTTGAACATGGGCATAAGGGTTGTAGAGGCTAGTGTTATCTTAGATGACTTAAGAGATAGGAGATACAGGGAGGCTCAAGTTTATATGGTTATGCCAGAACCTATTGTGGATCTAGAGTGGAAAGAAGACCCGGAAGCTCTGAGACACATACCAGATTCtcaaaaattgcataagtgcACAATTGAAGAGCTTCCCTCGGATACAAATTTGGAAGTGGATGTTGTTGTTAATCCATCGGGAAAGATAAGCACTGATGACTACTTCTTCAACATGTTTGTGAAATGGGGTGATGCATTAGCACATGGTTCAACTGATGAAGTAAATTCTGCAACATGTAGTCCTATTAATATATCATCTGATTCTGAAATCGAATCAAAATCAGAGGAAGAGTTAGATGTTAGTTACGAAGATGATTACATGGTGTTTGCTGAGGAAGAATTAGAGTGTGAAGATGATCAGGTGGAACACTTTAATATGCAATTATTTGCTCAATACTGATCACTTTTGTATTTGTTGTTCAAAGCAGCATGGTCAAAGtttctaataaatttttaatatgcattttgcTCTTGTTGGATGTGAATGTTCATTGTGTTTGTTTTGCAACCATTTCAGGTATTAGCTCCTGAATTTATTTTTGACACTCAGCCAGAGACACAACCAGAGGTTGAAACAGAACCACCACATACAGAACTTGGTGCAGAACCACCACAACCAGAGGTTCCAGAGTTTGCACAACCTGAAGTTGATGCAGAACCAGAGGTTTTGATGCAAAAGCTCATAAGTTTCTTGAAGATGATTTTGTTTGCTGAAATAATTTCGTACTTTACTATTATATTTCATCAGTCAACTATTACAACGGctattataactaatttttgttTAAACTTATAAATTTCACTGTCCTCATTTGTGGTGTCACTTTCCAATGTTACCtgagataaaaaagaaaaggtaTATGGGCATCAGCCTTGAAATATTCTCAATATCATAGACAAAAATGAGATTTTGGACTATATTTAAGCAAGTCAACACACTTGAAACCAGAGAAAATCCTAATGATCACTAATCATGGAAGTTCCTAATTTTTATTGGGTTCTATTATTTCTTCTACTATACTAATCAATAgtgaatacatatttttttcagAACAAAGCTTCAATTAATTGTGTTTGTTTTGCAACCATTTCAGGTATTAGCTCCTGAATTTATTTTTGACACTCAGCCAGAGACACAACCAGAGGTTGAAACAGAACCACCACATACAGAACTTGGTGCAGAACCACCACAACCAGAGGTTCCAGAGTTTGCACAACCTGAAGTTGATGCAGAACCAGAGGTTCAGGGTGATACACAAGCTGATTTTGAATTTGTTGAAGAGGAATATGTTGCTGAAGTGGAAGTTGAAAGGCAAGATTATGGGCCAACCGACCCTAATACATGGTGGAGTAGTGTGCCTGAATTGAGAGTTGATGATAGGGATGAGGAGGAAATTATGGTTGAAGATGCAGAAGATTTGAGAAGTGTTCACAGCGAAGATGACGAAGCAAGTGGTTACAAGTTGGAATATAATCCAACTCAGAAAATAGAAGATTTCCAGTTTGCTTTGGGAATGGAATTTGCAAATATAACACAACTCAGAACTGCTCTCAAAGAACATTTCATTTTCATGTGTAAAGAGTATGTTCTGATAAACAATGACAGTAGGAAGTTTAGGGCCAAATGCAAAGCAAATGGGTGTCCATGGCTTGTTCATGCTCATGTCCAAGAAGATAAGAGGACATTTAAGGTGACATCTTACAAGGAAACTCACGATTGTGGAATAGCATTGGATAATAGACACATTAATGCCAGATGGTTGTCAAAGTATTTCCTAGACCAGTTTCGGATGCATCCAAACATGGACTTCAAATCCTTCAAGGAGATGACAAAAGACAGCAAGTTCTCAAAGGTAACCGAGTCTCAATTTTATAGGGCTAAGAATTATGCAAGGGCTCAGTTAGAGGGATCGGTAGCTCAACAATATGCTATGTTGGAGGATTATTGCAATCAGGTTTTAGCTACAAATCCTGGTAGCACAGCTAAGATTCAGACTGACTTAGTTGATGGAAAAAGAATATTCAAGAGAGTATACATATGCTTGAAAGCCTGCAAGGATGGATTTTTAAGAGGGTGCAGACCACTAATAGGTTTAGACGGGTGTTTCCTTAAAGGTTATTGCAAAGGAGTGATGTTGGCAGCAGTTGGGATAGATGGGGCTAACTGCATATTTCCAATAGCATATGCAGTTACAGAAAAAGAGACAACTAGCAGCTGTACATGGTTCTTAGAGTTGTTGAAGGATGATTTGACACCGACTAACCCTAACACATTCACTATGATGAGTGATAGGCAAAAGGGTCTCCAAAATGCTGTGGAATCTATATTCAACACCCCGGACAGTCGCTTTTGTGTGAGACACATGTATGGAAACTTTAAAAAGGACTATCCGGGACTCGAGTTGAAACAGATGCTTTGGGCAGCAGCTAGAGCCACAACACCAGCAGATTTTGACTCCAGAATGGAAGAGTTAAAGAATCAAAATGAGAGTGCTTACAACTGGTTGGCTGCTAAACCACCAACAGAATGGACAAAAGCACATTTTAAAGAGGGAGTTAAATGTGACATGTTACTGAACAACATATGTGAAAGTTTTAACCACGCTATCATGGATGCAAGGGACAAGCCAATAATTACTCTTCTAGAGAGTATAAGATTCTGGTTGATGTGTCGATTttgcaagagaagagaatcTGTGTTGAGGTGGACAGAAACTGTCCACAACAATATTGTGAAGATTGTCAGACAACGGCAGAACGTTTCACGACACTGTTCAGTTACACGTGCCAATGCAACAATGTTTGAAGTTAGGATGAACATTGGAGGTGCATTTACGGTTGATTTGGATAAACGAACTTGCACTTGTAGAGTATTCCAGCTCTCAGGAATACCTTGTGGACATGCTTTGGCTGCTATTTGGTTTTGCAACCATCATCAATGGGGTTATATTCATGATTACTACCAGAAGCCAGCATTTCAAGCTGCTTATGAAGGCACAATCTTTCCTATGTCTAGCCCCGACCAATGGCCCAACAAAGGTCATAATCCGATCTTGCCTCCTGGAGACCACAACCTTCCAGGCAGACCtagaaagaagagaaagagagcgGGTGATGAGCCACCACCACCAACTGCAACTAAAACCAGGAGATTTGGACTGGTTATGCATTGCTCCAACTGCAGAGAAGCTGGACACACAAAAGCCAAATGCAAAAAACCAAAGACTACAACCCCACAGACACAGGTATTTAATTTACATATTGTTATTTGAAGGATacatattgttatttatttttccttaTTGTTTAGGTGGAGAAGAACAAAGGAGGTCGCCCACCTTCCAAAAACCCAAGTGAGGAAACTTTGAAGAGGAGGAAGAGGAAAGAGAAACGGTTGGCAAGGGAGACAAGGGATAATGCACCAGCAGCTCCAAATGCAGGGTCTTCCAATCCTACAACTTGATATAGCACACCACTAAATTAGTGTTTGaattataattgtttttttttgttatgtaaGTAAGTACTGGATGTATGAATTGTAAGCAGTATATCCTACTTTTTTTTGGATGCTGCTTAATTTAGTGAGTTCTATGTTTTAGGATGCACACATGAACTATATGTGAAATTAGGAGTTGCTGCCATTGAATGTTCTTTTTTGGGTTAAGTTAAGTGAACATCAGGAGCTTATTTTGTAATGAACTATAAACCAttgacaaataaaaaattagagcGAACTTTtgcctttattttattacatttgAATTTGTTTTTTTGATTGATTGGAATCAAGATCGTAATGGAATCAAAATTTTGTCAATTTTAttctaattacaaaataaaccaTAATGGAATCAAAATTTTGTCAATTTTAttctaattacaaaataaaccaTAATGGAATCAAAATTTTGTCAATTCAATTCTAGCTACAAAATAAACCAAACATCGTAATAATATTCCTATTACTATTTCTGTTACAAAATAAACCATCATATAATCAAAGTTTTCtcaattcaattataattacaaaataaaccaTAGCTGAATCAAAGTTTTATAAGTTCAAttctaattacaaaataaaccaaACATGGTAATAGTATTCCCATTACTATTACTTTTACATTCCATTACTATTCCTATTACCATTACAATTACATTTCGGTAAACTAAACACCACCTTacataattttatgattttaacCACAGGAAAGCAAAAATAACtacaatacaaattaatacaaatcTAAAAGTTTGACTGCTTTTATTTTCAGGAACAAGAATACTTGGGCTGCTGTCATCAAAGCTTTCATTGTAGCCCTCATCCATGTTTGTTAAATCAGGATCTTCGTCAAATTTCAACATAGATGAGTGTTCATTAATTTTCgacatagatgaaagttcagcAATTTTCGACGtcatagatgaaagttcatcTTCCAACTTCCCTATTTTTCTCAGCAAGCCTGGTATGACTACTGCAGCACGCTCACACATCGGAGGGTCATACCACTCCCAAAATTTACACCCACCAACTTGctgtaaaaaaaaacatttaattaaaatctCATATTTTTAGATTGAGTGTCATTTTCTCTATATATAAGCACCAACAAAATAAACAaacttatatttttgtaatgatatttttatatatatcatcTTCACAAAATGACACAAACTGACAATAGTAACTTTTTCTCTTCCAAAACTTATAAATTTGATAAGTATGAAGCTTCACGAGAGTTCTTCAAGCTATATTAAATCGATACATAAAACTCAAACACATAAAAATATGCAATAACTACATTTTTTTTACACACCCCAAATATTACCCCTGTTTTCCTTCACTctattttgtataatcaattCATTCACCTCCCTTTACattattttcttctatttcaTTCACTTTTCCTTCTTGGCAAACAAACACAGTTTTTTCATcctactgtttttttttttttttgaatatctaTTGTTACTTATTTCTATTTGGGCTTTAAAGGTTTTGGGTTTCTATGAATGCATTCCTAAGATTAATTGATTAAAGCTTCAAATTTTGGTACGTATCtatctttcttttattttgggTCTTTTGTATTCACTACTTTCATCCTAAGAATAATATCTATTGTTCTATATTGTTCTATATGTATTCCCAATCCTCTGATTTatcgaaaaagaaaaaaaaaacttggaaaaataataaattcatattTACATACAACATATGCAAACTTACATTGTACAGAGGACATCTCATGAATCTTCTACCTGGATTTGCATCAGTCCAAGAGGTGAAAATCATAGATCTCTTCGGAGGACGACAACGACATTTTACAGTCATTTTCTTTCTTGTTCTTCGTTCTTCCCTTCTTCTGCTGAACTTCGTCTCCTTCCCCTCtatctcttcttcttcgtcttctctttctcttcttcttcttcacctctttctcttctttttctctgctctttctcttcttcttcgtctCCTTCTTTCTTTTCTGTGTAGATTTTAATTTCCAGTCTCTATTGTAAATTTTAgggttttgtttatattttaaagtttttatttttatgttaattacttactttaatattttttttttaaatatgccacataggataatttttaactgacctgtcattgccacgtgggcaaaattagggcTTAACGAGGTCAGACTGACGgtaccttaaaaatgtaaacggaagtacactttggagggttttaccaccaaaatatgaggttggatggttttttgcaagtaaattgatagttggggagGTTTTGCCGCCAATTACTCATTTTTAAATTAGATATACAATAGAGATAAAGGAGAAATATAATatgtatcaatatatatataaaaaggggagaataaaagagaaaagccacacaaaaaaaaaatggcaggCAACATTTAGCAAAAATAAAATGTGCAGTCGTTAGTATAAATTCCAATACGACATAAAATTagtgattaatttaaattaagttatttttaatattaagatGTAAAAGTAGGTGTATAGTGTAATTATCCCAAACTTTTTTAAGTATGG
This Cannabis sativa cultivar Pink pepper isolate KNU-18-1 chromosome 6, ASM2916894v1, whole genome shotgun sequence DNA region includes the following protein-coding sequences:
- the LOC133039487 gene encoding uncharacterized protein LOC133039487, with translation MTVKCRCRPPKRSMIFTSWTDANPGRRFMRCPLYNQVGGCKFWEWYDPPMCERAAVVIPGLLRKIGKLEDELSSMTSKIAELSSMSKINEHSSMLKFDEDPDLTNMDEGYNESFDDSSPSILVPENKSSQTFRFVLICIVVIFAFLWLKS